In Cicer arietinum cultivar CDC Frontier isolate Library 1 chromosome 7, Cicar.CDCFrontier_v2.0, whole genome shotgun sequence, a single window of DNA contains:
- the LOC101489244 gene encoding uncharacterized protein isoform X2, whose amino-acid sequence MEVQVMEHHDGEEIHNCLIKLRSNPKRRRDKVYIGCGAGFGGDRPLAALKLLQRVQELNYLVLECLAERTLADRYQIMLSGGDGYDSQISSWMNMLLPLALERGTCIITNMGAMDPLGAQRKVLEVATTLGLDVSVAVAHEVSVTSLGSGFSPTKKYIMEGVYELGWNWDELEHIAQGSLAGHLLECGSQLTGGYFMHPGDKYRDMSFEQLRDTSLPYAEIRFDGQVCVAKAEGSGGVLNFNTCAEQLLYEIGDPSAYVTPDVVIDFHDVSFLPLSSCKVLCFGAKASTISFPDKLLQLIPKDCGWKGWGEISYGGYECVERAKAAEYLVRSWMEETFPGLNHHILSYIIGFDSLKAASSNANASPQRNNEDIRLRMDGLFELKEHAVQFTREFTALYTNGPAGGGGISTGYKKEILLEKHLVRRDDIFWRIGMKRNKESHSNEVVDQEYNLKHTLTLQPNLQTETDKSTSEFVSRCRSSTPAPSGQKIQLYNVAHSRAGDKGNDINFSLIPHFPPDIERLKPIITCQWVKSVVSPLLDLSPSLDLDARNQRDKWVSENVKVEIYEVKGIQSLNVVIRNILDGGVNCSRRVDRHGKTISDLILCQQVVLPP is encoded by the exons ATGGAAGTTCAAGTGATGGAACACCACGACGGAGAAGAGATTCATAATTGTTTGATCAAGCTG AGAAGTAATCCAAAAAGGCGAAGGGATAAGGTTTACATTGGCTGTGGAGCAGGATTTGGTGGTGATAGGCCTTTGGCTGCTCTTAAGTTGCTGCAAAGAGTTCAAGAACTAAATTATCTAGTTCTTGAATGCCTAGCGGAGCGTACTCTAGCCGATCGATATCAAATCATGTTGTCTGGTGGTGATGGTTATGATTCTCAGA tttctagctggatgaATATGCTGCTGCCTCTGGCTTTGGAAAGAGGAACTTGCATAATTACCAATATGGGTGCTA TGGATCCTCTCGGTGCTCAACGGAAGGTTTTGGAAGTAGCTACTACACTTGGGCTTGATGTTTCTGTCGCTGTTGCTCATGAGGTTTCTGTTACAAGTTTAG GTTCAGGATTTTCACCTACGAAAAAATATATCATGGAGGGT GTTTATGAACTAGGTTGGAACTGGGATGAGTTAGAGCATATAGCTCAAGGATCTCTTGCTGGCCATCTTCTAGAATGCGGTAGTCAACTCACAGGAGGATATTTCATGCATCCAG GAGATAAGTACCGAGATATGTCCTTTGAGCAACTACGCGATACATCACTTCCGTATGCTGAAATCCGTTTTGATGGACAAGTGTGTGTAGCAAAGGCTGAAGGTAGTGGAGGAGTTTTGAATTTCAATACATGTGCTGAACAGTTACTCTATGAGATTGGAGACCCCAGTGCTTATGTGACTCCTGATGTA GTCATTGACTTTCATGATGTTTCATTCCTTCCATTATCAAGCTGTAAAGTTCTCTGTTTTGGGGCAAAAGCATCTACTATATCGTTTCCTGATAAACTTTTGCAGTTGATTCCAAAG GATTGTGGATGGAAAGGATGGGGAGAGATATCTTATGGAGGCTATGAATGTGTTGAACGTGCTAAAGCAGCTGAATATCTG GTTAGATCATGGATGGAAGAAACATTTCCTGGTCTTAATCACCATATACTTTCTTATATAATTGGGTTTGATAGCCTCAAAGCTGCTAGCAGCAATGCAAATGCTTCACCACAGAGGAATAATGAAGATATTAGGTTACGCATGGATGGACTTTTTGAGCTGAAGGAACATGCTGTCCAATTTACTAGAGAATTTACAGCATTGTACACAAATGGACCAGCTGGTGGTGGGGGTATCAG TACTGGATATAAGAAAGAGATTCTTCTAGAAAAACACTTG GTTAGGCGAGACGACATTTTCTGGCGAATCGGGATGAAGAGGAACAAAGAAAGTCACTCAAATGAAGTAGTTGATCAAGAGTATAATCTGAAACACACATTGACATTGCAACCAAACTTGCAAACTGAAACTGATAAATCCACCTCAGAATTTGTTTCACGTTGTAGAAGTTCCACACCTGCACCATCAGGCCAAAAGATTCAACTTTACAATGTAGCACACAGCAGAGCTGGAGATAAAGGAAACGACATCAATTTTTCCCTCATTCCGCATTTTCCTCCTGACATCGAGCGGTTGAAACCAATTATCACATGTCAATGGGTGAAATCAGTGGTCTCGCCACTTCTTGATTTGTCGCCTTCTCTTGATTTAGATGCAAGAAATCAAAGAGACAAATGGGTCAGTGAAAATGTTAAAGTGGAGATATATGAAGTTAAGGGAATCCAGTCATTGAATGTTGTTATCAGGAATATCTTAGACGGCGGTGTCAACTGTTCGCGAAGAGTTGATCGGCATGGAAAGACCATCTCTGATCTTATATTGTGCCAACAAGTTGTCTTGCCTCCATGA
- the LOC101489244 gene encoding uncharacterized protein isoform X1 has translation MEVQVMEHHDGEEIHNCLIKLRSNPKRRRDKVYIGCGAGFGGDRPLAALKLLQRVQELNYLVLECLAERTLADRYQIMLSGGDGYDSQISSWMNMLLPLALERGTCIITNMGAMDPLGAQRKVLEVATTLGLDVSVAVAHEVSVTSLGSGFSPTKKYIMEGGISTYLGAAPIVHCLEKYQPNVIITSRISDVALFLAPMVYELGWNWDELEHIAQGSLAGHLLECGSQLTGGYFMHPGDKYRDMSFEQLRDTSLPYAEIRFDGQVCVAKAEGSGGVLNFNTCAEQLLYEIGDPSAYVTPDVVIDFHDVSFLPLSSCKVLCFGAKASTISFPDKLLQLIPKDCGWKGWGEISYGGYECVERAKAAEYLVRSWMEETFPGLNHHILSYIIGFDSLKAASSNANASPQRNNEDIRLRMDGLFELKEHAVQFTREFTALYTNGPAGGGGISTGYKKEILLEKHLVRRDDIFWRIGMKRNKESHSNEVVDQEYNLKHTLTLQPNLQTETDKSTSEFVSRCRSSTPAPSGQKIQLYNVAHSRAGDKGNDINFSLIPHFPPDIERLKPIITCQWVKSVVSPLLDLSPSLDLDARNQRDKWVSENVKVEIYEVKGIQSLNVVIRNILDGGVNCSRRVDRHGKTISDLILCQQVVLPP, from the exons ATGGAAGTTCAAGTGATGGAACACCACGACGGAGAAGAGATTCATAATTGTTTGATCAAGCTG AGAAGTAATCCAAAAAGGCGAAGGGATAAGGTTTACATTGGCTGTGGAGCAGGATTTGGTGGTGATAGGCCTTTGGCTGCTCTTAAGTTGCTGCAAAGAGTTCAAGAACTAAATTATCTAGTTCTTGAATGCCTAGCGGAGCGTACTCTAGCCGATCGATATCAAATCATGTTGTCTGGTGGTGATGGTTATGATTCTCAGA tttctagctggatgaATATGCTGCTGCCTCTGGCTTTGGAAAGAGGAACTTGCATAATTACCAATATGGGTGCTA TGGATCCTCTCGGTGCTCAACGGAAGGTTTTGGAAGTAGCTACTACACTTGGGCTTGATGTTTCTGTCGCTGTTGCTCATGAGGTTTCTGTTACAAGTTTAG GTTCAGGATTTTCACCTACGAAAAAATATATCATGGAGGGT GGTATTAGCACCTACTTGGGAGCTGCTCCAATTGTTCACTGTCTTGAAAAATACCAACCAAATGTTATAATTACATCAAGAATTTCAGATGTTGCTTTATTCTTAGCACCTATG GTTTATGAACTAGGTTGGAACTGGGATGAGTTAGAGCATATAGCTCAAGGATCTCTTGCTGGCCATCTTCTAGAATGCGGTAGTCAACTCACAGGAGGATATTTCATGCATCCAG GAGATAAGTACCGAGATATGTCCTTTGAGCAACTACGCGATACATCACTTCCGTATGCTGAAATCCGTTTTGATGGACAAGTGTGTGTAGCAAAGGCTGAAGGTAGTGGAGGAGTTTTGAATTTCAATACATGTGCTGAACAGTTACTCTATGAGATTGGAGACCCCAGTGCTTATGTGACTCCTGATGTA GTCATTGACTTTCATGATGTTTCATTCCTTCCATTATCAAGCTGTAAAGTTCTCTGTTTTGGGGCAAAAGCATCTACTATATCGTTTCCTGATAAACTTTTGCAGTTGATTCCAAAG GATTGTGGATGGAAAGGATGGGGAGAGATATCTTATGGAGGCTATGAATGTGTTGAACGTGCTAAAGCAGCTGAATATCTG GTTAGATCATGGATGGAAGAAACATTTCCTGGTCTTAATCACCATATACTTTCTTATATAATTGGGTTTGATAGCCTCAAAGCTGCTAGCAGCAATGCAAATGCTTCACCACAGAGGAATAATGAAGATATTAGGTTACGCATGGATGGACTTTTTGAGCTGAAGGAACATGCTGTCCAATTTACTAGAGAATTTACAGCATTGTACACAAATGGACCAGCTGGTGGTGGGGGTATCAG TACTGGATATAAGAAAGAGATTCTTCTAGAAAAACACTTG GTTAGGCGAGACGACATTTTCTGGCGAATCGGGATGAAGAGGAACAAAGAAAGTCACTCAAATGAAGTAGTTGATCAAGAGTATAATCTGAAACACACATTGACATTGCAACCAAACTTGCAAACTGAAACTGATAAATCCACCTCAGAATTTGTTTCACGTTGTAGAAGTTCCACACCTGCACCATCAGGCCAAAAGATTCAACTTTACAATGTAGCACACAGCAGAGCTGGAGATAAAGGAAACGACATCAATTTTTCCCTCATTCCGCATTTTCCTCCTGACATCGAGCGGTTGAAACCAATTATCACATGTCAATGGGTGAAATCAGTGGTCTCGCCACTTCTTGATTTGTCGCCTTCTCTTGATTTAGATGCAAGAAATCAAAGAGACAAATGGGTCAGTGAAAATGTTAAAGTGGAGATATATGAAGTTAAGGGAATCCAGTCATTGAATGTTGTTATCAGGAATATCTTAGACGGCGGTGTCAACTGTTCGCGAAGAGTTGATCGGCATGGAAAGACCATCTCTGATCTTATATTGTGCCAACAAGTTGTCTTGCCTCCATGA